The Astatotilapia calliptera chromosome 14, fAstCal1.2, whole genome shotgun sequence genome includes a region encoding these proteins:
- the LOC113036463 gene encoding transmembrane protein 255B isoform X3, whose protein sequence is MRSRESVLSVRFNRTPSMRLLLIRKLSEGNLCFKGGFVVWIQGTAPGRDKRSPQSRATDIMVKVRRALRLVLGMLSLSLLLVVLGVYTTTRTESLNVTGYASGVILTLGSFLGLLGLWLEENRRQLLTAAIVFLSFGIVVSSVCLVIDGVCIALNMDMRPLKAGRCQYYSSGNCYIYENFYTSVSCWSLKESCTMTVRSGTCYCCDLYDCANGGYLSNYYEFVGVESCEEVFTVYILIWTLAGLNLVAFFTGILTTAVLGSIRELWSSSPVADPSEKTASSPTAPLLMDANIHTAHQLHPVNGESEDVKNGRPCGVLWI, encoded by the exons ATGAGGTCAAGGGAGAGTGTGCTATCTGTGAGGTTCAATAGGACCCCAAGTATGAGACTGCTGCTCATCAGA AAGCTGTCGGAGGGAAATCTGTGTTTCAAAGGAGGATTTGTGGTCTGGATTCAGGGAACAGCACCGGGTCGGGACAAACGGAGCCCACAGAGCCGAGCAACAG ACATCATGGTGAAGGTCAGGCGAGCTCTACGGCTGGTGCTGGGCATGCTCAGTCTGTCCCTGCTGCTAGTGGTGCTGGGGGTCTACACAACGACCCGAACAGAGAGCCTGAATGTGACTGGCTATGCATCTGGAGTTATT CTCACCCTTGGATCCTTCCTGGGACTTCTGGGACTCTGGCTGGAAGAAAACCGCAGGCAGCTG CTGACCGCTGCCATTGTCTTTCTCAGTTTCGGGATCGTCGTCTCTTCTGTGTGCTTGGTGATCGACGGCGTCTGCATTGCCTTAAATATG GACATGCGGCCACTGAAAGCAGGGAGATGTCAGTATTACAGCAGCGGCAACTGCTACATCTATGAGAatttctacacttct GTGTCGTGTTGGAGTCTAAAGGAGTCTTGTACCATGACAGTAAGAAGTGGAACCTGTTACTGCTGCGACCTGTATGACTGCGCCAA TGGAGGCTACCTCAGCAACTACTATGAATTTGTTGGAGTAGAAAGCTGTGAGGAAGTCTTTAcagtgtacattttaatttggacCCTCGCCGGCCTCAACCTCGTGGCCTTCTTCACAGGAATACTCACCACAGCAGTGCTGGGCAGCATTAGAGAGTTG TGGAGCAGCAGCCCTGTGGCTGATCCCTCTGAGAAAACAGCATCTTCCCCAACAGCTCCTCTGCTGATGGACGCCAATATACACACAGCACACCAGCTCCACCCAGTCAAT GGGGAGTCAGAGGACGTCAAAAATGGCAGGCCTTGTGGAGTATTGTGGATATGA
- the LOC113036463 gene encoding transmembrane protein 255B isoform X1, whose protein sequence is MRSRESVLSVRFNRTPSMRLLLIRKLSEGNLCFKGGFVVWIQGTAPGRDKRSPQSRATDIMVKVRRALRLVLGMLSLSLLLVVLGVYTTTRTESLNVTGYASGVILTLGSFLGLLGLWLEENRRQLLTAAIVFLSFGIVVSSVCLVIDGVCIALNMDMRPLKAGRCQYYSSGNCYIYENFYTSVSCWSLKESCTMTVRSGTCYCCDLYDCANGGYLSNYYEFVGVESCEEVFTVYILIWTLAGLNLVAFFTGILTTAVLGSIRELWSSSPVADPSEKTASSPTAPLLMDANIHTAHQLHPVNGGSSFCSSAEKANPPPFAPLAGVPPCRAHGMSV, encoded by the exons ATGAGGTCAAGGGAGAGTGTGCTATCTGTGAGGTTCAATAGGACCCCAAGTATGAGACTGCTGCTCATCAGA AAGCTGTCGGAGGGAAATCTGTGTTTCAAAGGAGGATTTGTGGTCTGGATTCAGGGAACAGCACCGGGTCGGGACAAACGGAGCCCACAGAGCCGAGCAACAG ACATCATGGTGAAGGTCAGGCGAGCTCTACGGCTGGTGCTGGGCATGCTCAGTCTGTCCCTGCTGCTAGTGGTGCTGGGGGTCTACACAACGACCCGAACAGAGAGCCTGAATGTGACTGGCTATGCATCTGGAGTTATT CTCACCCTTGGATCCTTCCTGGGACTTCTGGGACTCTGGCTGGAAGAAAACCGCAGGCAGCTG CTGACCGCTGCCATTGTCTTTCTCAGTTTCGGGATCGTCGTCTCTTCTGTGTGCTTGGTGATCGACGGCGTCTGCATTGCCTTAAATATG GACATGCGGCCACTGAAAGCAGGGAGATGTCAGTATTACAGCAGCGGCAACTGCTACATCTATGAGAatttctacacttct GTGTCGTGTTGGAGTCTAAAGGAGTCTTGTACCATGACAGTAAGAAGTGGAACCTGTTACTGCTGCGACCTGTATGACTGCGCCAA TGGAGGCTACCTCAGCAACTACTATGAATTTGTTGGAGTAGAAAGCTGTGAGGAAGTCTTTAcagtgtacattttaatttggacCCTCGCCGGCCTCAACCTCGTGGCCTTCTTCACAGGAATACTCACCACAGCAGTGCTGGGCAGCATTAGAGAGTTG TGGAGCAGCAGCCCTGTGGCTGATCCCTCTGAGAAAACAGCATCTTCCCCAACAGCTCCTCTGCTGATGGACGCCAATATACACACAGCACACCAGCTCCACCCAGTCAAT
- the LOC113036463 gene encoding transmembrane protein 255B isoform X2 yields the protein MRSRESVLSVRFNRTPSMRLLLIRLSEGNLCFKGGFVVWIQGTAPGRDKRSPQSRATDIMVKVRRALRLVLGMLSLSLLLVVLGVYTTTRTESLNVTGYASGVILTLGSFLGLLGLWLEENRRQLLTAAIVFLSFGIVVSSVCLVIDGVCIALNMDMRPLKAGRCQYYSSGNCYIYENFYTSVSCWSLKESCTMTVRSGTCYCCDLYDCANGGYLSNYYEFVGVESCEEVFTVYILIWTLAGLNLVAFFTGILTTAVLGSIRELWSSSPVADPSEKTASSPTAPLLMDANIHTAHQLHPVNGGSSFCSSAEKANPPPFAPLAGVPPCRAHGMSV from the exons ATGAGGTCAAGGGAGAGTGTGCTATCTGTGAGGTTCAATAGGACCCCAAGTATGAGACTGCTGCTCATCAGA CTGTCGGAGGGAAATCTGTGTTTCAAAGGAGGATTTGTGGTCTGGATTCAGGGAACAGCACCGGGTCGGGACAAACGGAGCCCACAGAGCCGAGCAACAG ACATCATGGTGAAGGTCAGGCGAGCTCTACGGCTGGTGCTGGGCATGCTCAGTCTGTCCCTGCTGCTAGTGGTGCTGGGGGTCTACACAACGACCCGAACAGAGAGCCTGAATGTGACTGGCTATGCATCTGGAGTTATT CTCACCCTTGGATCCTTCCTGGGACTTCTGGGACTCTGGCTGGAAGAAAACCGCAGGCAGCTG CTGACCGCTGCCATTGTCTTTCTCAGTTTCGGGATCGTCGTCTCTTCTGTGTGCTTGGTGATCGACGGCGTCTGCATTGCCTTAAATATG GACATGCGGCCACTGAAAGCAGGGAGATGTCAGTATTACAGCAGCGGCAACTGCTACATCTATGAGAatttctacacttct GTGTCGTGTTGGAGTCTAAAGGAGTCTTGTACCATGACAGTAAGAAGTGGAACCTGTTACTGCTGCGACCTGTATGACTGCGCCAA TGGAGGCTACCTCAGCAACTACTATGAATTTGTTGGAGTAGAAAGCTGTGAGGAAGTCTTTAcagtgtacattttaatttggacCCTCGCCGGCCTCAACCTCGTGGCCTTCTTCACAGGAATACTCACCACAGCAGTGCTGGGCAGCATTAGAGAGTTG TGGAGCAGCAGCCCTGTGGCTGATCCCTCTGAGAAAACAGCATCTTCCCCAACAGCTCCTCTGCTGATGGACGCCAATATACACACAGCACACCAGCTCCACCCAGTCAAT
- the rnf7 gene encoding RING-box protein 2 — protein sequence MDDGDEPGLVLSHNTSSGSKSGGDKMFSLKKWNAVAMWSWDVECDTCAICRVQVMDACLRCQAENKQEDCVVVWGECNHSFHNCCMSLWVKQNNRCPLCQQDWVVQRIGK from the exons ATGGATGACGGCGACGAGCCAGGTTTAGTCCTCTCTCACAATACTTCGTCGGGCTCCAAGTCGGGTGGGGACAAGATGTTTTCCCTGAAGAAGTGGAATGCTGTAGCTATGTGGAGCTGGGACGTTGAGTGTGACACTTGTGCCATTTGCCGAGTACAAGTAATGG ATGCGTGTCTACGATGCCAGGCGGAAAATAAACAGGAGGACTGTGTTG TTGTGTGGGGAGAATGCAACCACTCCTTCCATAACTGCTGCATGTCCCTGTGGGTGAAGCAGAACAACCGCTGCCCCCTCTGCCAGCAGGACTGGGTGGTTCAGAGAATCGGCAAATAA
- the grk7b gene encoding rhodopsin kinase grk7-b produces MGDLLGLDNLVANTTYLKAQQIDRNELRKRRLSLTLPKLKKTSALQAAEGEMYESLCEQQPIGSKLFQQFLLTSNDQYAAAAEFLDELSKWSFAEDEKREKAKQTILAKFCQSQSTGFLSYFTEEDAETCKDLSDSNFDEVILDQLREATREFLKGRPFSEYLKSQFFYRFLQWKEYERQKITDKYFYEFRTLGKGGFGEVCAVQVKHTGQMYACKKLDKRRLKKKGGERMALVEKQILEKVNSLFIVNLAYAYNSRHHLCLVMDLMTGGDLRFHIYDLGKRGIRMERVVYYTAQITSGLLHLHNMGIVYRDMKPENVLLDGKGQCRLSDLGLAVELSKGKMICQKAGTTGYMAPEVLKQEYYRYSVDWWSLGCSIYEMVAARLPFRDFREKVQNDEVTRRTLEDECKFEHKSFDAPTKDIISRFLKKRVARRFGCQGDDPRSHEFFNSINFHRLEAGLLEAPWVPKPNVVYAKDADEFKDNSDIKDVTFDTKDEKFFREFSTGAVSMQWQKEMIDSGVFDELNSAAVIQRDRETAWKTRLCVLF; encoded by the exons ATGGGTGACCTGCTAGGATTGGACAACTTGGTGGCCAACACCACCTACCTGAAGGCCCAGCAGATCGATCGCAACGAGCTGAGGAAACGGAGACTCTCCCTGACGCTGCCCAAGCTGAAGAAGACCTCTGCTCTCCAGGCAGCAGAGGGAGAGATGTACGAGTCACTCTGCGAGCAACAGCCTATCGGGAGCAAGCTGTTCCAGCAGTTTCTCCTGACCTCTAACGACCAGTACGCGGCTGCTGCTGAGTTTCTGGATGAGCTGAGCAAGTGGAGCTTTGCCGAagatgaaaaaagagaaaaagccaaacagACGATCCTCGCCAAGTTCTGCCAGTCTCAGTCTACGGGATTCCTGTCCTACTTCACCGAAGAGGATGCTGAAACATGCAAGGACTTATCAGACAGTAACTTTGATGAGGTGATTTTGGACCAGCTGAGAGAAGCCACTAGAGAGTTCCTGAAGGGAAGACCTTTCTCAGAGTACCTGAAAAGCCAGTTCTTCTACAGGTTTCTGCAGTGGAAGGAGTACGAGAGGCAGAAGATCACTGACAAATACTTTTATGAGTTCAGGACTCTTGGAAAAGGTGGCTTTGGTGAG GTGTGCGCGGTGCAGGTGAAGCACACGGGCCAGATGTACGCCTGCAAGAAGCTGGATAAGAGGCGTTTGAAGAAGAAAGGCGGTGAGAGAATGGCTCTCGTGGAGAAGCAGATTCTGGAAAAGGTCAACAGCCTTTTTATCGTAAACCTGGCTTACGCTTACAACAGCAGACACCACCTGTGCCTGGTAATGGACCTGATGACTGGAGGAGACCTCAGGTTCCACATATACGACTTAGGGAAGAGAGGCATACGGATGGAGCGTGTGGTTTACTACACAGCCCAGATAACCAGTGGCCTCCTGCACTTGCACAACATGGGCATCGTGTACCGTGATATGAAGCCTGAAAATGTGCTGCTGGATGGTAAAGGACAATGTCGCCTGTCAGACCTCGGATTGGCTGTGGAGCTGTCCAAGGGCAAAATGATCTGCCAGAAG GCTGGTACGACTGGCTACATGGCCCCTGAGGTTCTGAAGCAGGAGTACTACCGCTACTCTGTGGACTGGTGGTCCCTGGGATGCAGCATTTATGAGATGGTGGCCGCCCGCTTGCCTTTCAGAGACTTCAGGGAGAAGGTGCAGAACGATGAGGTGACTCGCCGCACCCTGGAGGACGAGTGCAAGTTTGAACACAAATCCTTCGATGCTCCCACCAAAGATATTATCAGCCGCTTCCTCAAGAAGAGGGTGGCGCGTCGCTTTGGGTGCCa AGGCGATGACCCACGAAGCCACGAGTTCTTCAACAGCATCAACTTCCACCGACTGGAGGCGGGCCTGCTGGAGGCCCCCTGGGTGCCAAAGCCCAACGTGGTCTACGCCAAAGACGCGGACGAGTTCAAGGACAACTCTGACATCAAGGACGTCACGTTTGACACCAAGGATGAGAAGTTCTTCAGGGAGTTCAGCACGGGCGCAGTGTCCATGCAGTGGCAGAAGGAGATGATTGACAGCGGCGTGTTTGACGAGCTGAACAGCGCCGCGGTCATCCAACGCGACCGAGAGACTGCGTGGAAAACCAGGCTGTGCGTCCTTTTCTAA